The nucleotide sequence ACTACTTGTTTAATCCTAAAGTGTTATTTTATGAATCGTTTAAGGTTTGATGCATGAGTTAAATACCTGTGTCATGGCCATTTATTATTCATGTTGTGTCATAGACCTATATATTATGCAAGAAGGTATTTTGTCTTATTAACCGTTGATTACTGAGGTTTCATTTATGGATTTATActtatgatttcttttcatatttttattaacaGTTTCAGAGCTTTACGCATCCGTCCGGTGGGTTGTACCACCGTCCTCTCTTTATCCTCTTCTATATTTTACTGGCTCTTACACCCAGTAAAGGCTAAGAAACCCCTAATAAATTGGAGCAAAACTATCCGTCTGTTTTTGATTCTTCTTTCGTGAATGCTCTCGTACGGCATCACATACAGATAGGAGTAATATCTAAGATTGTTTTTCTTCAGCCAATGTGCGTACTTTGTACAAAACGTATAATTCGTCATCATCACAGAAGCACTAAGCGGCTTCCGTAGAGTTCTATTAAGATTACAGATATTCTTGGTAATATTTATTTCGTCAACCACAATGCTTTCTATCTGATTTGCCATAGTATGTTCAATTCTCTACAGTGTTTAAATTGAAAAATCAActcatttgaatatttaaaaatataagcatTAAGATATCCTTCGTTGCTGTTCGTCGTCCACCTTATTAAATGTATTGATTTAATTATGTCCCTTGCCATTAAAATACAATGTCTTACGGTTATAAGGTACCGCATCCACTACAGTTTGGGTATTTATCTCATCGTGACGGAAAATTGTAATCTGTTATATTAGAAAATTGTCGAGGTGCAAGGCAAAACTAAACTTGGAAGTTTGAAAGAGAAGTTATGTTTGTTAATTGGATTCCAAGCATGAATAGTCCTAACAAAGACACTGTTTCACTTGATTCTAGTAATTCACTACGTATTAATGACGTGACTCTGATACATGAAGGAATTTATCAGTGTATATACGATCATCATAATGTAACAAACTATTTATTGGAGATTAAACGTTGGTGAAATTGTTTAGAATACTTGCTAGGAAAATACGTTACTTATTTGAtgtatttgtaatttttgtagTAACTGTTCAATTACATCACAATTGACCgattaaaatataacataacTCAGTTGCCTCAGCAGCAGATTACCTTTCTAATGACACCCATTTATACGAGTAGTGCTTTTATGCATTAACTTAAGTTGTTGGAGTCAATTTGCCTATAAAGAGGGCATTAAGGTTTTTCCGGGTATAATTCATGTCTTCAGGCAATGTCATTTTACATTGTTTccaccacaaaagaaaaaaaaataaatgaaaataaatggaACGGAGAGGGAACATACATCGAAGACATAGAAGACACCGAAACATTAAATGTGCAGTATGTCCTCTTATTACCTGGCATAACGTTACCCGTTTCTAGTAGCCAAGTTGCTTAAAGTTTTAGAGGATTGTATTATTATATTAGCTCAAGTTAGTTCCACCTCTAGAAAACATGGCTTGACGTTCCCGGTATAGCCAACGCGGTCAGAATATTTACACATCTAAGAAACAACAACTAGAGATTACAATCTGCGTTATCACAAAGCCAAGCTATGTAATTCAAATTACTTTTAgttgtcttaaactccacatAAACAAGATTGTGTTTGAGGGTTGCATGGGTTTACgactatggcaagccatgtgggacaaacaccgcataatatatccacGTATTAATTGCAATTTATACGTGTATTAATTCGAATGACGACACGAAGCTGCTTCGATTTGGGCTTTTAAAGTGATATCGATAGCCCGCCACTGAAAACATTTATCGCGGATGTATGTACACAGCAAAAGCGGAAATATGTTTTCGTGAGTATTcgaattaatccgtgcatatattggatttaatccccacaTGTATTCGAATTAATTCGCGGATATATttgatttaatacgtgtatatattcgaattaatacgtgtatatattcgaattaatgcGCGGATATATTCAAGActtatgattggctaataatatatacgcgtatatatatatatatatatatatatatatattcaaattaatacgcgtatatattcgtattaatacgcggatatattatgcggtgtttgtcccacatggcttgccatatacgacAGCACAAAACAATGTGTATCAATTTCAACATAATTTAGCCTAGTGTAGACATACGAACGTCGGGTTTTCATCGCAACCCGCGCCCACCGTTTGTTAGACAGACAAAATGTCATCAAATATAACCATTCCTATAGTGTTTTGATTTGCAAGCTGCATACCGCTTATTAAACTTGGTTGTTTTTGTGTTACAGACAGGAACAATAGGAGGCTTATATTGGCCTTATTCCCTAGTGCAAAATCACTAGATCTGGCATTCACATTCCAGTGAAAGAACATGTCAGCAAAGTAAACATATACATGTAGTAATATTGTTATGCTATTTACATGTTGACACGGATGCCGTGTCTCGAATTAACTTCCAGAAGTAAACTACAAATGGGTCTTCTGATGAGTTTGGTCTTTGTATAACTCTTGCGCTATCTTGAATCATGTTTCGCGGATATTTTAAGAACTCAACTGTGCGTAATTCTAGCGTTCCTGAAAATAAATCATTGCTAGAATTTGTACGTTTCACCAACCCGGCATTTAACAGTGTTGGCGGAGGCAGTGATCTATGTTAGTTCCAAATCATTAAAATGAAGGGCTACCttacaatgtttttgtttgtttattatcgGTTATATAGTCATAACCTATAATGTTAACAATTGAATCTCAAATTTCCGATATGGACTGTATTAGCAAACAAACTGGGATGAATGGTCGACAGCAAGTCACGTACGCCATATTCCGTAGCGCTTAGCATTCAGTGTTACAATTTATAAAGACGTCGACTTTTTTGTGACTGCATGAACACTGTTCATTGTTGGAACTTCTTTTATTCAAAGGATGCCGATTAATTTCGAATGTAATAAATCCTTCATTGTAAAGGTTAGTCAATATATTGCTGAAACATATCCCACAGTGTTTTCAATGAGATTATTTTAGACTCCTTAACTATACCCATTGTCTAGGTCTGACAAACTTGTTACGATTTAAACCGAAAGGTCATACTCATTCAATGGATTCGGTTCAATGAACGATTGTTtgcaacaaacaaataaacataaatcAGATAAGGAAACGTTGAGGACATATATCTGTTGGCTTTTTGATTAATTTTGGATTTTATTCGATTGAACTAGATACAATAGCATGATAAATGCATATCGCGATATTACTCAAACGTATTGTTTATTCTATTTTGTCAACATTAATCGTACACAATATCAACTAATAATAGCAAATGTTTAGAAATGTAAGGTAAACATCATTTTGCAAAAGAGTGGTGTAATtgaccccaaaaaaaatatttatattgctGGGGTCAGTAATGTCTTCCTTTTTATGTGTATAAATGAAGCAATGATTTCAACAACTTTGTATACACAAAAACCATGACCAGTGAATTGCCTACATCTGACAATGAATCAAAGAAAACATTCACAGAAAATATAAACTTCGCATTAAAAACACTCCCTTGGGTTGCAACTTTTCGCTGATCTTATAGGTCTTCTATCTTATAGGTCTTGCTAAGCTTGTGTCTTGCATGTGGTCAATATTGTGGTTTTTGAGAACAACGAAACTTCTTCATTCGAAAGCAATAATTCATAAATCTCCACCCTGCCCCTCCACAACACAACAGTGACGAAAAAGGTATATTCACTGAAATTCCGAAAGTTAACCTTATCCTATCGTGTCAGTCCGCAGGTATCTCTTGTGTAAACAAAAACTCATATAAATCAGATACAAGTTCTAGTGGTCTGATAAAATAAATCCCTTTTATCGATAGTAGGTATATTACAAGTATACTCAGTGGTCGAGTATTAGCTTCATGCGGAAGGTTTCGTTTTCTGCTCTAGTGCATTTATAATACCACTTGTATTTTAGGTAGTGTTAGATTTGGTTCCTTGGTTACATTAAGACAATTGGTCATCATCCAATATCAAGTTGGTTAATATCACCCAGAAATCGCGTTGACGCCGAAAGAAAAAGCTTtcgttatttaaaaaaaaaataacgcaATGTGCAAATAAAATTCCCCGCTTGCCAAACTGTGTATCTAGCATTTCTGTTTGTCAAATGGGGGCGAGCTTTGCAAATAAAACGTATAAAATAGAACACTTCCATATTTCCATGCACAAAGGTATCCTTCACACAGTTCGGTGATGACATTTCATGAGAATGGGAAACCTTAGGTCAAAGCTTAAAACATTAGAGGTGGATTCATCAGATGAACAAGACATTGGATATGAAGAACCGTCAATATCATCATCTGCTCAAGCTGCTCAAGCTtctgtgacgtcatcgcagTCAACTGAAAGACCCACGTTTGTCGTTAGAACTGATAACGTGACGTCAACAATTACATGGGAGCAAGGTTTGTTTCATGTATTGCTGCAATCTAATAACCATGGCCTGTTATGTGAGAATTACTGTGATTTCTTTGCTATAAACTATTATTATGTGATCGCCTTTTCTTTTATTCAGCCTTGTTTCTTAAATACTTCCACAACATTAGaacattcattcatatataaaCGACAATATTTGATAACCCTTGATtagaaagaataaaacagaaaCTAAATcagaattgaaataaaataaaaggggACATTACAAGttattcttctgaatgataagATTAACTTCTCGTTTTTACTGAACTCTTAGTTTAGTATATATTCAACAACTGTAACATCTCCAAATATTCCGAAGTTTGCATTGTTCGTAAACATCAAGGTTACCTTCACACGTATTTTCAAACACCGGAAGAGTTGTGTTTTGCTACTCGCAAATGATCTAGTAAGCACAAAGGTCTTATATTTGGTTGCACTTCTAATGGAAAAGTTACGTTTTCCACCTTCTCGATAGACTCGCATAAGGATTTGGATGAGCCTCAGAACTTTAAGACATAtactatttttatatttatttctgcaagcatgtacatatataacgtcatcaaaagtaaatttcacacGTAAAATCGAATTTTATATTCCTTCACAGACAAAACGGCTTATTTAGTAAATGCCTTGAAAAGGCAATATAGAACACAATACGACGCTATCCAACCAATACCGTACATTAAGGAGAGACTATATTGTGTAGATAAGGTATTTTTAGAAGGAGGTACAGAGTTCTATTCAGTTAGGGGAACAACAGATGAAGGTTGCGAATGGGTACGTGTGGATTCTTACAGAGATATCTTCACAGACTCCCGAATTAAATCCAAGCGTCGTATCGTAGAGGCAGAGGCCGGCTATGGCAAGTCAACTGTAACCCTACAGCTTGCATATGATTGGTGCAACGGCGTAGAAGGTTCACCTATGAAAGACGTAGAGATTCTTATTCTTCTCCGGTTAAGGCAGCTTGGAAATATCAAATCTATCTACAAAGCAATCAAACTTTTCTTGTTAGCAGACGAACCGAGAATCAAATCCagtgatattaaaaatatcattgaaagaTGTTCTTCTGTTGAATTACTTCTGGACGGGTATGACGAGTATCCTGATAAGGACAGACGTACAGGAAGTGACGTAGACCGAATCATTACAAATGACCTTTTTGAGCATTTTGACGTATCCTTAACAACCAGATATCCTCCAAAGGACTATGACAGATATAATACTAAGCGAGTGAGATTAGTTGGATTTGACAAGAAAGCACGTGATCAGTACATTCGTAAGGCGGTTGCTGGAGATGACGAAAAGATTGTTGAGGAAATTAAGCGCGCTTTGAAAGCTAACCCGATACTTGACGACTTATGCAAGGTTCCTATCTTCTTTGTTATGTTTGCTCACATGACTCACgaaaaggaatattttcaaaccttcAAATCGGTTACAGAATTCTTTCGCCACATGATACAGTGTTTCCATAATCACATGAGAAAGAAATCCCTGGATAAGCAAACAAGGAAGCACATGAGTAAGTATGAAATTGAGCATACTGAACTGAGTAATGTAGCGTTTGAGGGCCTCAGTAATGAAAACCAACAACTATCATGGGGTAGGGAAAAACTCGGTAAACGACTTGGTCAAGGTTTTTATGATCACTATGTCTTAGTTGGTATTTTGGTTGAGGAagaagtagctgacgtcacaaATGAAATGACTCCAGCTAATAAACACATACAGACGAAGACCGAAGCAAGGTTCTATCACAAGCTGTTCTGTGAATATTTTGCATCTTTTGCATTAGTAGTTAAAGTTGCTGCTGCTAGAAATGCAACTAAGGTGAAGAAAATTCTTGATAAAATAGATCCATTCGATCTTCAATACCTCTATCGATTCAGCTGTGGGATTGACGCTAAAGTGGGGAGCAAGATAATAGAATACTTGAAGGGAAGAAAAGACGGTGATAAGTTTGCCATACTCTGCATCCTGGAACAAGCTGGAGAGATAGATGATGACATCAAGAAAAGTGTCAGAGAGATCTGCTCGAAGTTGTTTCTTTTCTCCAATTGGGACGGAAAGCTGCTCCAAAGATCTTCTATTCAGCTGTTGGATATTGCATCTAAATGTGATGTAAGTGAGACTTTCTTTATCTATCCATTACATTAGCTATTTATTACTTCTTCCCTCTAAAAGATAGCGATATCAATGGGTGTGTCTAGTTTGCTTTAGCTCAAATTAAAACGAATGGAACATGTTCAATAATAGACAACACCTCTAATATTTATTCGACTTTTCTAGTTATTCGGTAGCTAGTGTTAAAACTGTGGATATTCCATTAATCGGACCCATCCACAATGTGATTtcgttataataattatattcgATACCACCACTTTTTTCCTTAAAAATGAACGCCCAGCTTAAGATCATTACTGTGAAACAAATTTGACCATCATGTTATGCAGCTATCCctcaatttgaaataaaaaaagagtgaaAATAGAAGACTAATAGATTGTAAAGCCGAATAAACTATGTAAACCTTTGAAAGATATTACGAGTACACATGTATTTCCATTTAAGTTGCATCTTTAATAGTTACATTAAATATCATAGAATGGGTTTATCTGATATAATCTCAACCCTTACATGTACAACGTCATACTTGAAAAGGCGCCGAGAATCAGATTCGTATCGGATCCCCTGCTCTAGATCAAATTCACAATGCAGTTGTACTGAGGGTCTGATACCGAGATACTTCTCCGTCGACAGGCAGTAGATCAAGAGCTCGAGGTCACGAAAGTCAGCATGAGGGCTCGAGGTTTAATGTGACCCAGGATCAATTACGTAACGACCTATTTGCTTCgagtgagaaaaaaatataacatttgaagTGAAGGCATACACAACCATAGTAGCTGTAAACTCTTCGCCTAAATCATGTATTACGCTGTCTATGTTTAACTATTTTACAATGTTGTcgtttattataaattattgtcGATATATAATAGTTAATATGTGTTCAATTTCACATcgacatgttacaattccatatgaacatgtcgaaataATACAATATGTCACTACGTcaatcaacatgtcaaattcatcATAAGCATGACATGTTCATGTTCAAACCTGTTTCATAAGTTAAACCCTATTTAGCATATTGACTGGGAGTTGGTAATAACAATAACACATTGATCAATACTTTGGAAAGAAATCCACGCATCCagctaacaaaaaaaaaacacattagtCTTTGAACAAATGTTGGGT is from Apostichopus japonicus isolate 1M-3 chromosome 16, ASM3797524v1, whole genome shotgun sequence and encodes:
- the LOC139982680 gene encoding uncharacterized protein isoform X2; translation: MRMGNLRSKLKTLEVDSSDEQDIGYEEPSISSSAQAAQASVTSSQSTERPTFVVRTDNVTSTITWEQDKTAYLVNALKRQYRTQYDAIQPIPYIKERLYCVDKVFLEGGTEFYSVRGTTDEGCEWVRVDSYRDIFTDSRIKSKRRIVEAEAGYGKSTVTLQLAYDWCNGVEGSPMKDVEILILLRLRQLGNIKSIYKAIKLFLLADEPRIKSSDIKNIIERCSSVELLLDGYDEYPDKDRRTGSDVDRIITNDLFEHFDVSLTTRYPPKDYDRYNTKRVRLVGFDKKARDQYIRKAVAGDDEKIVEEIKRALKANPILDDLCKVPIFFVMFAHMTHEKEYFQTFKSVTEFFRHMIQCFHNHMRKKSLDKQTRKHMSKYEIEHTELSNVAFEGLSNENQQLSWGREKLGKRLGQGFYDHYVLVGILVEEEVADVTNEMTPANKHIQTKTEARFYHKLFCEYFASFALVVKVAAARNATKVKKILDKIDPFDLQYLYRFSCGIDAKVGSKIIEYLKGRKDGDKFAILCILEQAGEIDDDIKKSVREICSKLFLFSNWDGKLLQRSSIQLLDIASKCDIPIVDLYLNESLSKADKDNIVLRSGLSLGNLSTVVKIDLYTEKGRELTEEDVIGLLLYAEQSKDLRELWIRNCPQPESIHPNHIAISLKTSNLKVVSQNSGSCLDLHSGQWMTADDVDTITKLCLEIVTIANDDSELQQGSIIQLMEKASSHNIPIYVLSIFKSFSHVDECDVILRSGLRLSGPSSVCDVSIYTEDGREMTQQEIFDILMYIQQSQRLTKLTFFFCLLPELIPVRSIPSAWLSKDITVQWFTHRVGHILDLRTGAWLVSIFNNIFQGLVSSN
- the LOC139982680 gene encoding uncharacterized protein isoform X1, giving the protein MRMGNLRSKLKTLEVDSSDEQDIGYEEPSISSSAQAAQASVTSSQSTERPTFVVRTDNVTSTITWEQGLFHVLLQSNNHGLLYKTAYLVNALKRQYRTQYDAIQPIPYIKERLYCVDKVFLEGGTEFYSVRGTTDEGCEWVRVDSYRDIFTDSRIKSKRRIVEAEAGYGKSTVTLQLAYDWCNGVEGSPMKDVEILILLRLRQLGNIKSIYKAIKLFLLADEPRIKSSDIKNIIERCSSVELLLDGYDEYPDKDRRTGSDVDRIITNDLFEHFDVSLTTRYPPKDYDRYNTKRVRLVGFDKKARDQYIRKAVAGDDEKIVEEIKRALKANPILDDLCKVPIFFVMFAHMTHEKEYFQTFKSVTEFFRHMIQCFHNHMRKKSLDKQTRKHMSKYEIEHTELSNVAFEGLSNENQQLSWGREKLGKRLGQGFYDHYVLVGILVEEEVADVTNEMTPANKHIQTKTEARFYHKLFCEYFASFALVVKVAAARNATKVKKILDKIDPFDLQYLYRFSCGIDAKVGSKIIEYLKGRKDGDKFAILCILEQAGEIDDDIKKSVREICSKLFLFSNWDGKLLQRSSIQLLDIASKCDIPIVDLYLNESLSKADKDNIVLRSGLSLGNLSTVVKIDLYTEKGRELTEEDVIGLLLYAEQSKDLRELWIRNCPQPESIHPNHIAISLKTSNLKVVSQNSGSCLDLHSGQWMTADDVDTITKLCLEIVTIANDDSELQQGSIIQLMEKASSHNIPIYVLSIFKSFSHVDECDVILRSGLRLSGPSSVCDVSIYTEDGREMTQQEIFDILMYIQQSQRLTKLTFFFCLLPELIPVRSIPSAWLSKDITVQWFTHRVGHILDLRTGAWLVSIFNNIFQGLVSSN